A section of the Pochonia chlamydosporia 170 chromosome 2, whole genome shotgun sequence genome encodes:
- a CDS encoding acetamidase (similar to Pyrenophora tritici-repentis Pt-1C-BFP XP_001941172.1) gives MTTKLLPVVQPAGRLQGPAEFEATRESILADFAKAVPQDLRLPAQLINNPPKNVTNVPRECGLLTPEEIALTEDYDAVGLAEAIASGKLTATEVTKAFAKRAIIAHQVTSCLTEWFMDEALQAAQQLDDHFKRTGKTVGPLHGVPISIKEHMPLAGHWSGVGYLDTRTKDARDCQMMAILRAAGAVFYCKTNQPQAIMHLESHSSIFGRVLNPHNIGLSAGGSTGGEAALIAMRGSVLGVGTDIGGSIRGPAGFCGIYGFKPTSYTLPMKDFIAGGFGAELNILVSTGPMCTSMRDMDLFMSAVLASRPYLTDTRLIPIPWSGLNTATTKPLKIGFMMNDGVIVPQPPVTRALKWAFEKLGCSEVFTVKRFEPYGASQAMKNIRLAYWPDGGKLVKAHLDATGEPMLPLTQWIIKDAEGPDVTSAGVLQQRLTRDEFRSAFAEHWETQDVDFVICPVFVGPACEHDTALYWNYTAFWNYVDYPGVVVPTHIKAGGTGVEQYDASSAPLSEQDEHVRKMWRQGDFEGAPITLQIVARRYHDNQLFGALREIISVLG, from the coding sequence ATGACCACCAAACTGCTCCCAGTAGTTCAGCCAGCCGGTAGATTACAAGGTCCGGCAGAATTTGAAGCGACAAGAGAGTCAATTCTCGCGGACTTTGCAAAGGCAGTCCCTCAAGATCTTCGACTTCCAGCACAGCTTATCAACAACCCACCTAAGAATGTCACCAACGTTCCTCGTGAGTGCGGTCTGCTAACGCCAGAGGAAATCGCCCTTACGGAAGACtatgatgctgttggtctAGCTGAAGCCATCGCTTCTGGAAAGCTCACTGCGACCGAGGTCACCAAGGCATTTGCCAAGCGAGCCATCATCGCCCACCAAGTGACATCATGCCTAACAGAGTGGTTCATGGATGAGGCCTTGCAAGCTGCACAGCAACTGGATGATCACTTCAAGCGCACTGGCAAGACGGTCGGTCCTCTTCACGGAGTTCCCATTAGCATTAAAGAGCACATGCCGCTAGCTGGGCATTGGTCCGGAGTTGGATATCTTGATACGAGGACCAAAGATGCTCGAGATTGTCAAATGATGGCCATTTTGCGAGCTGCAGGAGCAGTGTTCTACTGCAAGACGAACCAACCTCAAGCAATTATGCACCTGGAGAGCCATTCCTCCATCTTTGGCCGCGTGTTGAACCCGCATAACATCGGACTCTCCGCTGGCGGTTCAACAGGTGGCGAGGCAGCACTCATTGCCATGCGGGGATCAGTCTTGGGAGTCGGTACCGATATTGGCGGAAGCATTCGAGGTCCAGCTGGTTTCTGTGGAATTTATGGCTTCAAGCCGACATCGTATACGCTGCCGATGAAGGACTTTATCGCGGGTGGATTCGGAGCAGAATTGAATATATTGGTCTCAACGGGGCCAATGTGCACCTCGATGAGAGATATGGACCTCTTCATGTCAGCTGTGTTGGCGTCAAGACCGTACCTGACAGACACGAGATTGATCCCAATTCCCTGGTCTGGGTTAAACACTGCAACCACAAAACCACTGAAGATAGGATTCATGATGAACGACGGAGTTATCGTACCTCAACCACCAGTTACCAGAGCCTTGAAATGGGCATTTGAGAAGCTAGGCTGCTCAGAAGTCTTCACCGTAAAACGATTTGAGCCATACGGTGCTAGCCAGGCTATGAAGAACATTCGTCTGGCATACTGGCCTGATGGCGGCAAACTGGTCAAAGCACACCTCGACGCAACAGGCGAGCCGATGTTACCCCTGACCCAATGGATCATCAAAGATGCAGAAGGCCCGGATGTGACGTCTGCTGGGGTACTCCAACAACGACTCACACGTGACGAATTCCGCTCTGCATTCGCAGAACATTGGGAGACACAAGACGTGGATTTCGTGATCTGTCCTGTGTTTGTGGGACCGGCCTGTGAACACGACACGGCATTATACTGGAATTATACTGCCTTCTGGAACTATGTTGACTATCCTGGTGTTGTGGTGCCTACACATATCAAGGCAGGTGGTACGGGGGTCGAGCAGTACGACGCTTCGAGCGCCCCGTTGAGTGAGCAGGATGAGCATGTGAGGAAGATGTGGAGACAAGGGGATTTTGAGGGAGCTCCGATTACTTTGCAAATTGTGGCGAGGCGATACCACGATAATCAGCTGTTTGGAGCGCTAAGAGAGATTATCAGTGTACTTGGTTGA